From Acidothermus cellulolyticus 11B, a single genomic window includes:
- the shc gene encoding squalene--hopene cyclase — translation MTQASVREDAKAALDRAVDYLLSLQDEKGFWKGELETNVTIEAEDLLLREFLGIRTPDITAETARWIRAKQRSDGTWATFYDGPPDLSTSVEAYVALKLAGDDPAAPHMEKAAAYIRGAGGVERTRVFTRLWLALFGLWPWDDLPTLPPEMIFLPSWFPLNIYDWGCWARQTVVPLTIVSALRPVRPIPLSIDEIRTGAPPPPRDPAWTIRGFFQRLDDLLRGYRRVADHGPARLFRRLAMRRAAEWIIARQEADGSWGGIQPPWVYSLIALHLLGYPLDHPVLRRGLDGLNGFTIREETADGAVRRLEACQSPVWDTALAVTALRDAGLPADHPRVQAAARWLVGEEVRVAGDWAVRRPGLPPGGWAFEFANDNYPDTDDTAEVVLALRRVRLEDADQQALEAAVRRATTWVIGMQSTDGGWGAFDADNTRELVLRLPFCDFGAVIDPPSADVTAHIVEMLAALGMRDHPATVAGVRWLLAHQEPDGSWFGRWGANHIYGTGAVVPALIAAGVSPDTPPIRRAIRWLEEHQNPDGGWGEDLRSYTDPALWVGRGVSTASQTAWALLALLAAGEEASPAVDRGVRWLVTTQQPDGGWDEPHYTGTGFPGDFYINYHLYRLVFPISALGRYVNR, via the coding sequence GTGACCCAGGCGAGCGTACGAGAGGACGCGAAAGCGGCCCTTGACCGAGCCGTCGATTACCTCCTCTCCTTGCAGGACGAGAAAGGTTTCTGGAAAGGCGAACTAGAAACCAACGTCACGATCGAAGCGGAAGACCTGCTTCTTCGCGAATTCCTCGGCATCCGAACGCCGGACATCACGGCGGAAACCGCGCGGTGGATTCGCGCCAAGCAGCGGTCCGACGGCACGTGGGCCACGTTTTACGACGGGCCACCGGATTTGTCGACCTCAGTCGAAGCCTACGTGGCGCTGAAACTCGCCGGCGATGACCCGGCCGCGCCGCATATGGAGAAAGCCGCCGCATACATCCGCGGCGCCGGCGGGGTGGAGCGGACTCGGGTGTTCACCCGGTTATGGTTGGCGCTCTTCGGCTTATGGCCGTGGGACGATCTGCCGACGCTCCCGCCGGAGATGATTTTTCTCCCGTCGTGGTTTCCGTTGAACATTTACGACTGGGGGTGCTGGGCCCGGCAGACCGTCGTACCGCTCACTATTGTCAGCGCGCTCCGGCCGGTGCGGCCGATACCGCTGTCCATCGACGAAATCCGGACCGGCGCACCGCCGCCGCCGCGGGATCCGGCCTGGACGATCCGCGGCTTCTTCCAGCGACTGGATGACCTGCTGCGCGGATACCGGCGGGTCGCGGATCACGGTCCGGCCCGACTGTTCCGGCGCTTGGCCATGCGGCGGGCGGCGGAATGGATCATCGCGCGACAGGAAGCCGACGGCTCGTGGGGCGGCATCCAGCCGCCATGGGTGTATTCGTTGATTGCCTTGCATCTTCTCGGTTATCCGCTTGATCATCCCGTGCTGCGCCGCGGCCTGGACGGACTGAACGGCTTCACCATCCGGGAGGAGACCGCTGACGGGGCGGTCCGCCGGTTGGAAGCCTGCCAGTCGCCGGTCTGGGACACCGCGCTGGCGGTCACCGCGCTCCGCGACGCCGGCCTGCCCGCCGATCATCCGAGGGTGCAGGCCGCCGCCCGCTGGCTGGTCGGCGAAGAGGTGCGGGTCGCCGGGGACTGGGCGGTACGCCGTCCCGGGCTGCCGCCAGGAGGATGGGCCTTCGAATTCGCCAACGACAACTACCCGGATACCGATGACACCGCGGAGGTGGTCCTCGCCCTCCGCCGAGTGCGCCTCGAGGACGCCGATCAGCAGGCGCTGGAGGCTGCGGTCCGCCGCGCGACGACGTGGGTCATCGGCATGCAATCCACGGACGGCGGCTGGGGCGCCTTCGACGCGGACAACACCCGAGAGTTGGTGCTCCGCCTGCCGTTCTGCGATTTCGGAGCCGTGATCGATCCGCCGTCCGCGGACGTCACCGCGCACATCGTGGAAATGCTCGCCGCCCTCGGCATGCGCGACCACCCAGCCACGGTCGCCGGGGTGCGCTGGCTGCTCGCACACCAAGAGCCGGACGGCTCGTGGTTCGGCCGGTGGGGTGCCAATCACATCTACGGCACCGGCGCCGTGGTGCCGGCACTGATCGCCGCTGGGGTGTCGCCGGACACGCCGCCGATCCGCCGGGCGATCCGCTGGCTGGAGGAGCATCAGAATCCGGACGGCGGGTGGGGCGAGGATCTCCGGTCGTACACCGATCCGGCGCTGTGGGTCGGCCGTGGGGTGTCCACCGCCTCACAGACCGCGTGGGCGCTGCTCGCGCTCCTCGCCGCCGGGGAGGAGGCGTCGCCCGCGGTGGACCGCGGCGTGCGGTGGCTGGTCACAACGCAGCAGCCGGACGGCGGGTGGGATGAGCCGCACTACACGGGTACCGGATTTCCCGGCGACTTCTACATCAACTACCACCTGTACCGACTGGTCTTCCCGATCAGTGCGCTCGGACGATACGTGAACCGATGA
- the hpnH gene encoding adenosyl-hopene transferase HpnH gives MAVPLRQSLRIGAYLLKQKIRGRDKFPLIVELEPLFACNLKCVGCGKIQHPHTILKQRMPVEQAIAAIEECGAPMVSIAGGEPLMHPEIDVIVRELVKRKKFVYLCTNALLMRKKLDLFKPSPYFSWAVHIDGLEERHDHSVAKQGVFAEAVAAIKEAQRRGFRVMTNTTFFNTDTPQTVIEVLDYLNDELKVDHMMISPAYAYEKAPDQEHFLGVQETRELFRKAFADGRRKRWRLNHSPLFLDFLEGKVDFECTPWGIPSYSLFGWQRPCYLMSDGYAKTYRELIETTDWSKYGRGKDPRCANCMAHCGYEPSAVLATMGSLKESLRAFRGG, from the coding sequence ATGGCAGTACCGCTGCGCCAGAGTCTCCGCATTGGAGCGTATCTGCTCAAGCAGAAAATCCGGGGTCGCGACAAGTTCCCGCTCATCGTCGAACTTGAGCCGCTCTTTGCGTGCAATCTCAAGTGCGTCGGCTGCGGGAAGATTCAACATCCGCACACGATTCTCAAGCAGCGCATGCCGGTGGAGCAGGCGATTGCCGCGATCGAAGAATGCGGCGCACCGATGGTCTCCATCGCCGGCGGCGAGCCGCTGATGCATCCGGAGATCGATGTCATCGTCCGGGAATTGGTCAAGCGGAAGAAATTCGTGTACCTCTGCACGAACGCGCTTCTGATGCGGAAGAAGCTCGACTTGTTCAAGCCGTCGCCGTACTTCTCGTGGGCGGTGCACATCGACGGTCTGGAAGAGCGGCATGACCACTCGGTCGCCAAGCAGGGTGTTTTCGCCGAGGCGGTAGCGGCGATCAAGGAAGCGCAGCGCCGAGGCTTCCGGGTCATGACGAACACCACATTCTTCAACACGGACACGCCGCAGACGGTCATCGAAGTGCTTGACTACCTGAACGACGAACTCAAGGTCGACCACATGATGATCTCCCCGGCGTACGCGTACGAGAAGGCGCCGGACCAGGAGCACTTCCTCGGCGTTCAAGAGACGCGGGAGCTGTTCCGCAAGGCGTTCGCTGACGGCCGGCGCAAGCGCTGGCGCTTGAACCACTCCCCGCTCTTCCTCGACTTCCTCGAGGGGAAGGTGGATTTCGAGTGCACGCCGTGGGGTATTCCCAGCTATTCGCTTTTCGGTTGGCAGCGGCCGTGCTACTTGATGAGCGACGGGTATGCCAAGACCTATCGGGAGCTCATCGAGACGACGGACTGGTCGAAGTACGGCCGGGGCAAGGATCCGCGCTGTGCCAACTGCATGGCGCACTGCGGCTATGAACCGAGCGCTGTTTTGGCGACAATGGGCTCACTCAAGGAGTCGCTGCGAGCCTTCCGCGGCGGGTGA
- a CDS encoding AI-2E family transporter, with translation MAGRPMVPRDAEVPPPDFRAEGMTATTRHTGVTGPVDPSTDADGGHIPGWLRTAGGWSWRLLVTGIVGYFLLRFFIRIEIVVLPFLAAMVMTALLRPPCLWLERRGLPRLIATWVTFLLAFIVVLGVGTAVVYRTTAEWHTLVSDLSATSDKVRHWLATGPLHLKSTNLKDYQQQFVDALKTHRGLVISEVVNGASIAGEVAAGIVLTAFITFFLLYEGERIWTFCLIPFRPPTARRVDLAARAAWRTLAGYIRGSVLIALFHAVVIAISLLILHVPLVAPLALVVFITSFLPLIGVLIGGGLSVFVTLGTQGLTAGIILLIILVVEHQLEGHFLQPFIMSRAVRLHPLAVALALAAGGVLGGIIGAILAVPVLAMLKSAWPHLWAPGLELPPTVAAEDFSAATPRVKHAHVADEAADDDTPVGAGAEE, from the coding sequence ATGGCCGGTCGGCCGATGGTTCCACGGGACGCCGAGGTCCCTCCGCCGGATTTCCGTGCTGAGGGCATGACGGCGACGACGCGGCACACCGGCGTGACCGGTCCAGTCGACCCGTCCACCGACGCGGACGGTGGACATATTCCCGGCTGGCTGCGGACGGCCGGCGGCTGGTCGTGGCGGTTACTGGTAACCGGAATTGTCGGTTATTTCCTGCTGCGGTTCTTCATACGGATTGAAATCGTCGTCCTGCCGTTCCTCGCGGCGATGGTGATGACTGCTCTGCTGCGTCCGCCGTGCCTGTGGTTGGAGCGCCGGGGTCTGCCTCGGCTCATTGCTACGTGGGTGACCTTCTTGCTCGCCTTCATCGTCGTGCTTGGCGTCGGTACTGCCGTCGTCTATCGGACGACCGCCGAGTGGCACACCTTGGTGAGCGACTTGTCAGCGACCTCGGATAAGGTACGCCACTGGCTTGCGACGGGTCCCTTGCACCTGAAGTCGACAAACCTCAAGGATTACCAGCAGCAATTCGTCGACGCACTGAAAACGCACCGCGGGTTGGTCATCAGTGAGGTCGTGAACGGTGCAAGCATCGCCGGTGAAGTGGCCGCCGGGATTGTGCTGACCGCGTTCATCACGTTCTTCCTTTTGTACGAAGGTGAGCGCATTTGGACGTTCTGCCTCATCCCGTTCCGGCCGCCGACGGCCCGCCGCGTTGACCTTGCGGCGCGGGCGGCATGGCGAACACTCGCCGGGTACATTCGCGGCAGCGTGCTCATCGCCTTGTTCCACGCGGTCGTCATCGCAATCTCGCTGCTCATTCTGCACGTGCCTCTTGTCGCGCCGCTCGCGCTCGTCGTCTTCATCACGAGTTTTCTCCCACTGATAGGAGTGCTCATCGGCGGCGGGCTGTCGGTCTTTGTCACGCTGGGAACGCAGGGTCTTACCGCCGGCATCATTCTGCTCATCATTCTCGTCGTCGAACACCAGCTCGAAGGACACTTCCTGCAGCCGTTCATCATGAGCCGGGCTGTTCGATTGCATCCGCTCGCGGTAGCACTCGCTCTTGCCGCCGGCGGCGTTCTCGGTGGGATCATTGGAGCGATTCTCGCGGTTCCTGTTCTCGCCATGCTGAAATCAGCCTGGCCGCACTTGTGGGCGCCCGGCTTGGAATTGCCCCCGACCGTTGCGGCCGAGGATTTCAGTGCGGCAACGCCGCGGGTGAAGCACGCCCACGTTGCTGATGAGGCGGCGGACGACGACACACCGGTCGGCGCAGGCGCAGAAGAGTGA
- a CDS encoding glycoside hydrolase family 9 protein yields MRLTRAWSRVRRLGALIGVGGVAAATLVAVASGPVTAAPAATGEFNYGQALQDAIYFYDEQRAGHIVGSDDRASWKGNSALNDGADVGLDLSGGFFDAGDYVKFGFPMAFTLTMLSWSVDDYRSAYQSSGQLPYILNNIKWGTDYLINANPSPNVLYGQVGDASLDHAWWGPAEVMPMARPAYKIDPSCPGSDLAGETAAAMAAASIAFAPTNPSYAQTLLTHAKNLYTFADTYRGKYSDCITAAQGYYNSWSGYWDELVWGALWLYRATGDQSYLNKAISYYPNLGYQDQAKTVHSYKWTIAWDDKSYGDYVLLARFTGNQQYIADAERWLDWWTTGYNNNGTIERITYSPGGEAWLDTWGSLRYAANTAFVALVFSDWLASQGLDPARVKAYHDFAVQQINYILGDNPRGGSYIVGFGKNSPFNIHSRDAHASWANDINTPANERHLFIGAMVGGPGAADDQYTDTRSNYQENEPADDYNAGLTGALARLYQEYGGQPAANFPPKETPDGPEIYMQASVNSAGTNYTEIKAYIVNQSAWPARALDHGSFRYYFTLDGSTTPAQISLSSAYNQCSAPQGPTQYSGNIYYVTISCDGVHIAPIGQSDYRKEIQFRISSSGSWDPTNDWSYQGVATTPGATPVTVNNIVLYDGTTAIWGSAPSGSPSPSPSPSASPSPSPSSSPSPSPSPSPRPSPSPSSSPSPSPSPSPSPSRSPSPSASPSPSSSPSPSSSPSSSPIPSPSSSPVSGGVKVQYKNNDSAPGDNQIKPGLQVVNTGSSSVDLSTVTVRYWFTRDGGSSTLVYNCDWAAIGCGNIRASFGSVNPATPTADTYLQLSFTGGTLAAGGSTGEIQNRVNKSDWSNFTETHDYSYGTNTAFQDWTKVTVYVNGVLVWGTEPSGTSPSPTPSPSPSPSPSGDVTPPSVPTGLVVTGVSGSSVSLAWNASTDNVGVAHYNVYRNGVLVGQPTVTSFTDTGLAAGTAYTYTVAAVDAAGNTSAPSTPVTATTTSPSPSPSLSPFPSPSPSPSPSPSPTPSPSSSGVGCRATYVVNSDWGSGFTATVTVTNTGSRATNGWTVAWSFGGNQTVTNSWNTVLTQSGKSVTATNLSYNNVIQPGQSTTFGFNATYTGTNTPPTPTCTTN; encoded by the coding sequence ATGCGCTTGACGCGCGCGTGGAGTCGTGTTCGCCGATTGGGCGCATTGATCGGAGTGGGCGGCGTTGCCGCGGCCACGCTTGTCGCCGTTGCGTCGGGTCCGGTGACCGCGGCGCCGGCCGCGACCGGAGAGTTCAATTACGGGCAGGCGCTGCAGGACGCCATCTACTTTTACGACGAGCAGCGGGCGGGTCACATTGTCGGCAGTGACGACCGTGCGAGCTGGAAGGGGAATTCGGCGCTCAATGACGGCGCGGACGTTGGATTGGATTTGAGTGGAGGCTTCTTCGACGCCGGTGATTACGTGAAGTTCGGCTTCCCGATGGCCTTTACCTTGACAATGCTGTCGTGGAGCGTCGACGATTATCGGTCGGCCTACCAGTCGTCCGGCCAGTTGCCGTACATTCTCAACAACATCAAGTGGGGTACGGACTACCTCATCAACGCCAACCCATCACCAAATGTCTTATATGGCCAGGTGGGTGACGCGAGCCTCGACCACGCATGGTGGGGTCCCGCGGAAGTGATGCCGATGGCGCGTCCGGCGTACAAAATTGATCCGAGCTGCCCTGGGTCGGACCTTGCCGGCGAGACCGCGGCCGCTATGGCCGCGGCGTCGATCGCCTTCGCGCCGACGAATCCCAGCTACGCGCAGACACTGCTGACGCACGCCAAGAACCTGTACACCTTTGCGGACACGTATCGCGGCAAATACAGCGACTGCATTACCGCGGCGCAGGGTTACTACAACTCCTGGAGCGGTTACTGGGATGAGCTCGTCTGGGGTGCGCTCTGGCTGTATCGAGCCACGGGCGATCAGTCATACCTGAACAAGGCCATCAGCTACTACCCGAACCTCGGTTACCAAGACCAGGCCAAGACAGTCCATTCGTACAAGTGGACCATCGCCTGGGATGACAAGTCGTACGGCGACTACGTCCTGCTCGCGCGCTTCACCGGCAATCAGCAGTACATCGCGGACGCCGAACGCTGGCTGGACTGGTGGACGACCGGCTACAACAACAACGGCACCATCGAGCGCATCACCTACTCGCCCGGCGGTGAGGCGTGGCTGGACACCTGGGGTTCGCTGCGGTACGCCGCCAATACCGCCTTCGTCGCCTTAGTGTTCAGCGACTGGCTGGCGTCACAAGGATTGGACCCGGCACGCGTCAAGGCGTACCACGACTTTGCCGTCCAGCAAATCAACTACATCCTGGGTGACAATCCCCGCGGCGGCAGTTACATCGTCGGATTCGGGAAGAATTCGCCGTTCAATATTCACAGCCGGGACGCCCATGCGTCATGGGCTAATGACATCAATACGCCGGCCAACGAACGGCATCTCTTCATCGGCGCGATGGTTGGCGGTCCCGGCGCGGCGGACGATCAATACACCGATACCCGGAGCAATTACCAGGAGAACGAACCGGCTGACGATTACAACGCCGGCCTGACTGGCGCCCTGGCACGGCTTTATCAAGAATACGGCGGACAGCCTGCTGCGAACTTCCCGCCGAAAGAGACTCCCGATGGGCCGGAAATTTATATGCAAGCGTCGGTCAACTCGGCGGGGACGAATTACACCGAGATCAAGGCGTACATTGTCAACCAGTCGGCATGGCCGGCACGCGCCCTGGACCACGGCTCATTCCGGTACTACTTCACCTTGGATGGTTCAACAACACCGGCTCAAATAAGCCTCAGCTCGGCGTACAACCAGTGCAGTGCGCCGCAGGGACCGACGCAGTACTCCGGCAACATTTACTACGTGACGATCAGTTGCGACGGGGTGCACATCGCGCCGATCGGTCAATCCGACTACCGGAAGGAAATCCAATTCCGCATCAGCAGTTCGGGAAGCTGGGATCCGACGAATGACTGGTCCTACCAGGGTGTTGCCACCACTCCGGGAGCGACACCGGTAACGGTCAACAATATCGTGCTCTATGACGGCACCACCGCGATTTGGGGTTCCGCGCCGTCCGGATCGCCGTCGCCGTCGCCGAGTCCGTCGGCTTCGCCGAGCCCGAGCCCGAGCAGCTCGCCGTCGCCGTCGCCGAGCCCGAGCCCGCGCCCGAGCCCGAGCCCATCCTCGTCGCCGTCTCCGTCGCCGTCACCATCGCCGAGTCCGTCTCGGTCTCCGTCACCATCGGCGTCGCCGAGCCCGTCTTCGTCACCGAGCCCGTCTTCGTCACCGTCTTCGTCACCGATCCCGTCGCCGTCTTCGTCGCCGGTGTCGGGTGGGGTGAAGGTGCAGTATAAGAACAATGATTCGGCGCCGGGTGATAACCAGATCAAACCGGGTTTGCAGGTGGTGAATACGGGGTCGTCGTCGGTGGATTTGTCGACGGTGACGGTGCGGTACTGGTTCACCCGGGATGGTGGGTCGTCGACACTGGTGTACAACTGTGACTGGGCGGCGATCGGGTGTGGGAATATCCGCGCCTCGTTCGGCTCGGTGAACCCGGCTACGCCGACGGCGGATACCTACCTGCAGTTGTCGTTCACTGGTGGAACGTTGGCCGCTGGTGGGTCGACGGGTGAGATTCAAAACCGGGTGAATAAGAGTGACTGGTCGAATTTCACCGAGACGCATGACTACTCGTATGGGACGAACACCGCCTTCCAGGATTGGACGAAGGTGACGGTGTACGTCAACGGCGTGTTGGTCTGGGGGACTGAACCGTCCGGCACCAGCCCCAGCCCCACACCATCCCCGAGCCCGAGCCCGAGCCCGAGTGGGGATGTGACGCCGCCGAGTGTGCCGACCGGCTTGGTGGTGACCGGGGTGAGTGGGTCGTCGGTGTCGTTGGCGTGGAATGCGTCGACGGATAACGTGGGGGTGGCGCATTACAACGTGTACCGCAACGGGGTGTTGGTGGGCCAGCCGACGGTGACCTCGTTCACCGACACGGGTTTGGCCGCGGGAACCGCGTACACCTACACGGTGGCCGCGGTGGACGCTGCGGGCAACACCTCCGCCCCATCCACCCCCGTCACCGCCACCACCACGAGTCCCAGCCCCAGCCCCAGCCTCTCCCCGTTCCCGTCCCCGTCCCCGTCGCCGAGCCCAAGCCCAAGCCCCACGCCGTCCCCGTCGTCGTCGGGTGTGGGGTGCCGGGCGACGTATGTGGTGAATAGTGATTGGGGTTCTGGGTTTACGGCGACGGTGACGGTGACGAATACCGGGAGCCGGGCGACGAACGGGTGGACGGTGGCGTGGTCGTTTGGTGGGAATCAGACGGTCACGAACTCCTGGAACACCGTGTTGACCCAATCAGGTAAATCGGTGACGGCGACGAACCTGAGCTACAACAACGTGATCCAACCCGGTCAGTCCACCACCTTCGGATTCAACGCCACCTACACCGGAACCAACACCCCACCCACCCCCACCTGCACCACCAACTAA
- a CDS encoding DUF3048 domain-containing protein, with translation MRAGYLIDRPAHALVIAGLIATLLAGCSTDRPSAPAGPQHRETPTTTTAAASSLSASPPNADDPLTGRPAADPAAANRPALAIKVDNVAGAWPQAGLNSADIVFDIPVEGGLTRLLAVFHSQLPDLVGPIRSARPVDADLLPLFGRTYFAFSGGTASDLDPIRDHGNAVPMWWDTTPSLFIVRRDHAVPHQVFASPDTLYAAGRQRDPSAGPPRQIFPYSPTPPNGRPVSHIVARYAAATAEWSWNGSQYLRTQDGRPDMLLDGRQVGSDNVVILGVTVKATTARDSHGSVVPLPVVIGSGTAWIFRNGMEITGTWSRPTLTAPLRLRDASGTAIALAPGRTWVELLPTPREPVTS, from the coding sequence GTGCGCGCTGGTTATCTGATCGATCGTCCCGCCCACGCCCTGGTCATCGCCGGTCTCATCGCGACGCTCCTCGCAGGCTGTTCGACAGACAGACCGTCCGCACCTGCGGGACCGCAACACCGCGAAACTCCGACGACGACCACGGCGGCGGCCTCCTCACTGTCCGCCTCGCCACCGAACGCTGACGATCCCCTGACCGGCCGGCCCGCAGCTGATCCCGCAGCAGCCAACCGTCCTGCACTGGCAATCAAGGTCGACAACGTCGCGGGTGCGTGGCCGCAAGCCGGTTTGAACAGCGCGGACATTGTCTTCGACATTCCGGTCGAAGGCGGCCTGACCCGATTGCTCGCGGTTTTTCATTCACAACTGCCGGATCTGGTCGGTCCGATCCGGTCAGCGCGACCGGTGGACGCCGACCTGCTCCCGCTCTTCGGTCGTACGTACTTCGCGTTCTCCGGTGGAACCGCAAGCGATCTGGACCCGATACGAGACCACGGCAATGCCGTCCCGATGTGGTGGGACACCACGCCGTCGCTGTTCATCGTGCGCCGCGACCACGCCGTGCCGCACCAGGTTTTTGCTTCTCCCGACACGCTGTACGCCGCGGGCCGGCAACGCGATCCCTCCGCCGGACCGCCGCGGCAAATTTTCCCTTACTCACCAACGCCGCCGAACGGCCGGCCGGTGAGTCATATCGTTGCGCGATATGCCGCGGCCACCGCCGAGTGGAGCTGGAACGGCAGTCAATACTTGCGTACGCAAGACGGCCGGCCGGACATGTTGCTGGACGGGCGGCAGGTGGGCAGTGACAACGTTGTCATCCTCGGAGTGACGGTCAAAGCGACGACGGCACGCGACTCGCACGGAAGCGTGGTTCCGCTTCCCGTCGTCATTGGCAGCGGCACAGCGTGGATTTTCCGCAATGGCATGGAAATTACCGGCACATGGAGTCGGCCGACCCTGACCGCGCCGCTCCGTTTACGTGACGCATCGGGCACGGCGATTGCTCTTGCGCCCGGGCGCACCTGGGTGGAGTTGTTGCCGACACCGCGGGAGCCGGTGACCAGCTAG
- a CDS encoding DUF3039 domain-containing protein: MKLMSGTGLDPDSGLMTLERTATQPSTRAAYEDGDHERFAHYARKDDILEATVNGTPIRALCGKIWVPSRDPSRFPVCPECKEIYDNVLRD, translated from the coding sequence ATGAAACTCATGAGCGGAACAGGTCTCGACCCCGACAGCGGTCTGATGACGTTGGAGCGTACCGCGACGCAGCCGTCGACGCGTGCGGCGTACGAGGACGGCGATCACGAGCGGTTCGCGCATTACGCCCGCAAGGACGACATTCTCGAGGCGACCGTCAACGGGACACCGATCCGCGCTCTCTGCGGCAAGATTTGGGTGCCGTCACGGGATCCCAGCCGCTTCCCGGTCTGCCCGGAATGCAAGGAAATCTACGACAACGTGCTCCGCGACTGA
- a CDS encoding YqgE/AlgH family protein translates to MPTRLASVRGECSHSWLLSRHDEDMETSLAGRLLVAAPTLEDPNFARTVVLLLDHDEDGAFGVVLNRPSSVPAREAVPQWADIVSAPGVVHLGGPVTPEAVVCLGRVRAGVPAAGWIPLVGPFGAVDPEAEPDMIADALDGLRLFAGYAGWAPGQLETELRLGGWLVCRAEPDDAFSPEPQTLWSRVLRRQGGELALLATMPADPTRN, encoded by the coding sequence ATGCCTACCCGCCTCGCGTCCGTGCGCGGAGAGTGTTCACACTCATGGCTTCTTTCTCGGCATGATGAAGACATGGAGACCTCCTTGGCAGGCCGGCTTCTCGTTGCAGCGCCGACGTTGGAGGATCCGAATTTCGCGCGGACGGTGGTCCTGCTTCTCGACCACGATGAGGATGGTGCGTTCGGCGTCGTCCTGAATCGTCCCAGCTCGGTACCCGCCCGGGAAGCGGTCCCGCAATGGGCGGACATCGTGAGTGCACCGGGCGTCGTGCACCTGGGCGGCCCGGTTACTCCGGAGGCTGTGGTCTGTCTCGGCCGGGTACGCGCCGGGGTGCCGGCGGCCGGCTGGATTCCCTTGGTCGGGCCGTTTGGTGCCGTCGATCCAGAGGCCGAACCTGACATGATTGCGGACGCGCTGGACGGATTGCGGCTCTTCGCTGGTTACGCGGGCTGGGCGCCGGGTCAGCTGGAAACCGAACTCCGGCTGGGTGGTTGGCTGGTGTGTCGGGCGGAGCCCGATGACGCATTCAGCCCCGAGCCGCAGACCCTCTGGTCGCGGGTGTTGCGGCGCCAAGGCGGCGAGCTTGCCTTGCTCGCCACCATGCCGGCGGATCCGACCCGGAATTAG
- a CDS encoding type 1 glutamine amidotransferase, producing the protein MSAADRLRPEDAGRVHPRDPQSRDPQSQDPLPRDPLRIVSIFPTLLGTYGDGGNARILAVRAQARGIAAEVLVIDPGTPLPVDGDIYLLGGGEDDAQVAAARLLRADGGLARAADRGAVIFGVCAGYQLLGHAFPGAGGEIESGLGLLDVTTSRLTRRAVGELLAEPTDATPLQTFLTGYENHAGATVIGAGARPLGQVRHGVGNGTLFAGKPAEGAVQGRIIGTYLHGPGLARNPDLADLLLSMAVGTPLPPWPQPEIEALRAERLASLRG; encoded by the coding sequence ATGTCCGCGGCTGACCGGCTGAGACCAGAAGACGCTGGTCGCGTGCACCCCCGAGACCCGCAATCTCGAGACCCGCAATCTCAAGACCCGCTGCCCCGAGATCCGCTGCGCATTGTGTCGATTTTTCCGACCCTGCTTGGCACCTACGGCGACGGCGGAAACGCCCGGATTCTCGCGGTGCGCGCGCAGGCTCGGGGCATCGCCGCCGAGGTGCTCGTCATCGATCCCGGAACGCCGCTCCCGGTTGACGGCGACATTTACCTCCTCGGCGGCGGCGAGGACGACGCCCAGGTCGCGGCTGCTCGACTGCTCCGCGCGGACGGCGGCCTGGCGCGCGCCGCTGACCGTGGAGCGGTGATCTTCGGGGTCTGCGCGGGGTATCAGCTGCTCGGCCACGCATTCCCCGGCGCCGGCGGGGAGATCGAGAGCGGCCTTGGATTGCTGGACGTGACGACGTCCCGGTTGACCCGCCGCGCGGTCGGTGAGCTGCTTGCTGAACCGACCGACGCTACGCCGCTCCAAACGTTCCTGACCGGTTACGAGAACCACGCCGGGGCGACCGTGATCGGCGCCGGTGCTCGGCCGCTTGGGCAGGTGCGGCATGGCGTCGGGAACGGGACGCTGTTCGCCGGAAAGCCGGCGGAAGGCGCGGTCCAGGGCCGGATCATCGGAACGTATCTGCACGGGCCGGGACTGGCGCGCAATCCGGACCTCGCCGACCTGCTGCTGAGCATGGCGGTCGGTACGCCGCTGCCGCCCTGGCCGCAACCGGAGATTGAGGCATTGCGCGCCGAACGGCTCGCGTCACTGCGCGGATAG